Proteins encoded within one genomic window of Calonectris borealis chromosome 1, bCalBor7.hap1.2, whole genome shotgun sequence:
- the RESF1 gene encoding retroelement silencing factor 1 isoform X2, with the protein MDWNVRPLQNADAKKNLQNEEACYTQLFSNAHAFPQTNACSSKNACTYAGNNQIVYLPTSNVAFPPVNTEGFKTSDQALPGASVAGNDIFISKYLVDQLPLSCVPTAPKPPNQTSRLQAEMTQTSWPNSNAYMYSLRKLPPLSPQMNAGNNVRNVLREPQYVTTNGYTVQPQIPQRNSVRTTMLYQSNINSQNNSVSLGTSGQHVQNQIYHPNTQFKVLHSLNQNSAANIQLLQYRPSQMGSEVPSGCSAPSLLPANCDSRAVAQSSIGVPQAVQNVPNGYTLSQQRPPSDPKSASGFNSVQQHCQKQQSGEVSQSVRNACNSSGNVTANQPFNEMPSPGISKELYDVVQEMETLSSVAASKPLSDPASVQENQISSLVNGPVNSQISSAAADGRTITKDRLAWEAQRLFAIKKKCVLLEKMHHYRRKLLAASEQKSTPPLPPSYQDTANRFPWVPNQNVPPSPSETARTESPILHSSPEERNDKNIANAGNRGLEVTQSNPQVEQGSLSSSSAPIPSQSKLPAQLNNPESTPISERRDAYALGSSQKTVTSLNNASCFSQVNSSIKIASKNVPATPKNSSFLQFVLSSTNILKEKTAGATADKILTSLLCSEKSLVDTSVSDGILLKDTSEKNVESLKGEQAFMVQTNSPVSETTKSGEAKFQSDAAQKKMPFTENTSFKQSNNSYSVEELTACLGLWRKHPSESVSVQNSQSNESPTANQISPYSQNTKNREQNNVLVSTDEAILPITTASVGQKLDTLSCNLIKSFELQVAVVSPLVLSEQRTQSEQAGKCPTSAGKTYPVIDSGSAHSLQEGGKNGLSVVNTDKGTIETVQSSPSDCVLVQKVDSHLQQTTLADGNRIVKNSVSANDPYDENQRKVSQSAQDARENLQLGLQNKPSLPELGINFSSQIFQEGVRDHKDKQAVLETGDTSTAVLEEQMFCISSVCSLVEGDTFYNPQIASIFRSVPETHALNGTSSEGNVSDPRQKEQQLDLCKSELSNNTPQNESLLQKMLEESSSCMSKAGKILDGTTTSHLEKESSGNPLKTVSTSERKMSFNASFKHPENDLEILASINQELAQNSLDFSISVTAETNAFTVPRDNSKQNCMPSKNSTEKEMNLFGAEPIKCLNNQLSELVKEFPYGIEGADMLTKEPAQNNSAAEWMENQPQKETQICDKNSHLKDRVDQMKIAVLSSDQMQELFPEHNQCSSSDRKRIASQQSEKASAEKENLEGGIQPSQSLCEKKKTPQKTSNPRKRKKKDCSLMGWLSVACKMPQCTCNFGTSGSEKNDDQLSKAENTSSAERQENNSKSDAVMKNKCAAGNLPISEKVPNNVSKNKEDICKYTSVMNKKGRLKENNEYKPLTTQQEKIEPLNSSENQDVDKSKRSSWKEELQIDRGTPLLGKEFHSDKKEHQKVSEELSEKAGHTDADSMTKSSKKRERVFKMESLSKGKTKTGLAIKSKTDVHKFTKSETIEIKHAEVNQGQKIKTYEENSVEEQNCRKQKEILGQDVGINIKEKVKLSAEIKHKKLNSYRADAIKFPNFGTVDLKSRNHKYSQHKSMKVHPSQEPSYKRKRMENMIGKRDPKKTKVEEERLKQSEAKNSKQLSHICMVNTDKAKKLNGENGWKLKNSLADRSVLKLQRKRARSSTISKNYFSNKEKRLDGQNKDKCSEKMFPDKNLLYLNRRNNRLKLHLQKEPKKHYLNRVAFKRMAQERIYLTKLETSPVRPVWPIKPKVSQNSPEAKRDASVSEVEKSCKLEVLEFKLCPEILFRNPATDEENLAAKNSLEREKAIVGGVKSKKEDWLKCDPVKQKKLEEISTDSRCHSWKRNTRQCDTAKLNLLTSPREGQAVSGKATHMGTHTQRIN; encoded by the exons atGGACTGGAATGTAAGACCACTCCAGAATGCTGATGCAAAGAAGAACCTGCAAAATGAAGAAGCATGTTACACTCAGTTGTTTTCTAATGCACATGCTTTTCCTCAGACAAATGCCTGTTCCTCTAAAAATGCATGCACTTATGCTGGAAATAACCAAATAGTGTATCTGCCAACTAGCAATGTTGCCTTCCCTCCTGTAAATACTGAAGGATTCAAAACTTCAGATCAGGCCTTACCAGGAGCATCCGTAGCTGGTAATGATATTTTTATCTCAAAATACTTGGTTGATCAACTTCCACTGTCCTGCGTACCGACAGCTCCAAAACCTCCCAATCAGACGTCACGTTTGCAGGCAGAGATGACTCAGACTTCTTGGCCAAACTCTAATGCATACATGTATTCCCTTAGAAAGTTACCTCCCTTGTCTCCTCAAATGAACGCTGGAAATAACGTGAGGAATGTGCTTCGGGAACCTCAGTATGTCACCACAAACGGTTACACTGTGCAGCCACAAATACCGCAGCGCAATTCTGTGAGAACTACAATGTTATATCAAAGTAACATTAATTCCCAGAATAATTCTGTGTCTCTTGGTACCTCTGGGCAACATGTCCAAAACCAAATATATCATCCCAACACTCAGTTTAAAGTTTTACACTCACTGAATCAAAATTCTGCAGCAAACATACAGTTGCTACAATATCGACCAAGTCAGATGGGATCAGAAGTTCCTAGCGGATGTTCTGCACCATCTTTGTTGCCTGCCAACTGTGATTCAAGAGCTGTAGCACAATCTTCAATAGGCGTACCCCAGGCAGTTCAAAATGTGCCTAATGGATACACCCTCAGCCAACAGAGGCCTCCATCAGATCCAAAAAGTGCTTCTGGTTTTAACAGCGTTCAGCAACACTGTCAGAAACAGCAATCTGGAGAAGTCAGTCAATCAGTTAGGAATGCCTGTAATTCAAGTGGAAATGTGACAGCAAATCAGCCTTTTAATGAAATGCCATCCCCTGGCATTTCCAAAGAACTGTATGATGTTGTGCAAGAAATGGAAACTCTTTCTTCGGTGGCTGCTTCAAAGCCACTGAGTGATCCTGCTTCAGTTCAGGAAAACCAGATTAGTAGTTTAGTGAATGGGCCTGTTAATTCTCAaatttcttcagcagcagcagatgggagAACAATTACAAAGGACAGACTGGCTTGGGAAGCTCAAAGGCTGTtcgctattaaaaaaaaatgtgtcctGCTTGAAAAGATGCATCATTACAGAAGAAAACTCTTAGCAGCTTCAGAACAGAAAAGTACTCCCCCGCTTCCTCCAAGTTATCAAGATACTGCTAATCGTTTTCCATGGGTGCCCAACCAAAATGTACCACCTTCCCCATCTGAAACAGCGAGGACAGAGAGTCCCATACTTCACTCTTcacctgaagaaagaaatgacaaaaacatAGCCAATGCTGGTAACAGAGGATTAGAGGTGACTCAAAGTAACCCTCAGGTGGAGCAGGGAAGCCTTTCATCAAGCTCTGCTCCTATTCCCTCTCAGAGCAAACTCCCAGCTCAATTAAATAATCCTGAGAGCACTCCCATCTCGGAACGAAGGGATGCGTATGCCTTGGGCTCTTCTCAAAAAACTGTGACATCCTTGAACAATGCTTCGTGTTTTAGTCAAGTGAATAGCTCTATCAAAATTGCATCAAAGAATGTGCCAGCTACCCCCAAGAACTCATCATTTCTTCAGTTTGTATTGAGCAGCACAAATATATTGAAAGAGAAGACAGCTGGTGCTACTGCTGATAAAATATTGACTAGTCTCCTATGTAGTGAAAAATCACTGGTAGATACATCTGTCTCGGATGGAATCTTACTAAAAGACACTAGTGAGAAGAACGTAGAAAGTTTGAAAGGTGAGCAGGCATTTATGGTTCAGACAAACTCTCCCGTATCAGAAACAACCAAATCTGGTGAGGCTAAATTCCAGAGTGACgcagctcagaaaaaaatgccatttactgaaaatacatcttttaaacAGAGCAATAATAGTTACTCTGTGGAAGAGCTAACTGCATGCCTGGGCTTGTGGAGAAAACATCCGTCGGAATCTGTAAGTGTGCAAAATAGCCAGTCAAATGAAAGCCCCACAGCAAATCAGATTTCACCTTAcagccaaaacacaaaaaacagagaacaaaataatGTTCTAGTTAGTACAGATGAAGCAATTTTGCCTATAACAACTGCTTCTGTAGGGCAAAAACTTGATACATTGAGTTGCAATTTGATAAAAAGTTTTGAACTCCAAGTTGCAGTTGTCTCTCCTTTAGTACTTTCTGAACAGAGAACACAGAGTGAGCAGGCAGGCAAATGTCCAACATCTGCAGGTAAAACCTATCCAGTGATTGACTCAGGAAGCGCACATAGCTtgcaagaaggggggaaaaatggtTTAAGTGTGGTAAATACCGATAAGGGAACAATAGAAACTGTTCAGTCGTCACCCAGTGATTGTGTTCTGGTACAGAAAGTGGACTCACATTTGCAACAGACCACATTAGCTGATGGAAACAGAATAGTAAAAAACAGCGTGAGTGCAAATGATCCGTATGATGAAAACCAAAGGAAAGTTAGTCAATCTGCACAAGATGCCAGAGAAAATCTGCAGCTTGGATTACAAAACAAGCCTTCTCTTCCTGAACTGGGCATAAATTTTTCTAGTCAAATCTTTCAAGAAGGTGTAAGAGACCATAAAGACAAGCAAGCTGTGTTAGAGACAGGAGATACATCCACAGCTGTGTTGGAAGAACAGATGTTTTGTATTTCTAGCGTATGTTCTCTTGTTGAAGGTGATACATTTTATAATCCACAAATAGCAAGTATCTTCAGGTCAGTCCCTGAGACACATGCATTAAATGGTACCTCATCAGAAGGAAATGTGTCTGACCCAAGGCAAAAGGAGCAACAGCTGGACTTGTGTAAAAGTGAGCTGAGCAATAACACTCCCCAAAATGAGAGCTTGCTGCAAAAGATGTTGGAAGAATCATCAAGCTGCATGAGTAAAGCAGGTAAGATTTTGGATGGTACCACAACTAGTCATTTGGAGAAAGAAAGCAGTGGCAATCCTCTTAAAACAGTTTCTACCTCAGAACGAAAAATGTCTTTCAATGCATCTTTCAAGCATCCTGAAAATGACTTGGAAATTCTTGCTAGTATAAACCAGGAGTTAGCTCAAAATTCGCTAGATTTCTCAATCAGCGTAACTGCTGAAACAAATGCGTTCACTGTTCCAAGAGACAACAGTAAACAAAATTGCATGCCCAGtaaaaatagcacagaaaaagaGATGAACCTTTTTGGAGCAGAACCTATTAAATGTCTAAACAATCAGCTGTCTGAACTAGTGAAAGAGTTTCCATATGGCATTGAAGGTGCTGATATGCTAACAAAAGAGCCAGCACAAAATAATTCTGCAGCTGAGTGGATGGAGAATCAACCTCAAAAAGAGACTCAAATTTGTGACAAGAATTCTCATCTGAAGGACCGAGTAGATCAGATGAAAATTGCAGTGTTAAGCTCTGATCAGATGCAAGAACTGTTCCCTGAACACAACCAGTGTTCTTCTAGTGACAGGAAGAGAATAGCGAGTCAACAGTCAGAAAAGGCTTCAGCTGAGAAGGAGAACCTTGAAGGCGGTATTCAGCCTAGTCAGAGTCTATgcgagaagaaaaaaaccccacaaaaaacctccaaccccaggaaaagaaaaaaaaaagattgttcttTAATGGGTTGGCTGTCTGTAGCATGTAAAATGCCACAGTGCACCTGTAACTTTGGAACATCTGGTTCAGAGAAAAATGATGATCAActttcaaaagctgaaaatacTAGCTCTGCAGAGAGACAAGAAAACAACAGTAAATCTGATGCCGTAATGAAGAACAAGTGTGCAGCGGGAAACCTGCCAATTTCTGAAAAAGTCCCGAACAATGTTAGCAAAAATAAAGAAGATATTTGCAAGTACACCTCTGTAATGAACAAAAAAGGTAGGTTAAAGGAGAATAATGAATACAAACCGCTTacaacacaacaggaaaaaattgaaCCACTTAATTCTTCTGAAAACCAGGATGTTGATAAATCTAAaaggagcagctggaaggaaGAGCTGCAAATCGACAGAGGAACCCCATTGTTAGGCAAAGAATTTCATTCTGACAAAAAAGAACACCAGAAAGTCTCAGAAGAGTTGTCAGAGAAAGCTGGTCATACAGATGCAGACAGCATGACAAAGTCAtccaaaaagagagagagagtcttCAAAATGGAGTCCCTTTCAAAAGGTAAAACCAAAACAGGTTTGGCCATAAAATCCAAAACAGACGTTCACAAATTTACAAAGTCAGAAACTATTGAAATAAAGCATGCTGAAGTCAATCAAggacaaaaaattaaaacctatGAAGAGAACTCAGTGGAAGAACAGAACTGTAGGAAACAGAAGGAGATACTTGGGCAAGATGTAGGAATTAACATCAAAGAGAAAGTCAAATTatcagcagaaataaaacataaaaagctGAATAGTTACCGTGCTGATGCTATAAAGTTCCCAAATTTTGGCACTGTAGACTTAAAATCAAGAAACCACAAATATTCTCAGCATAAATCTATGAAAGTTCATCCTTCACAGGAGCCGTCGTACAAACggaaaaggatggaaaatatGATTGGGAAGAGAGACCCTAAGAAAACAAAGGTGGAAGAGGAAAGATTGAAACAATCTGAAGCAAAGAATTCCAAGCAGCTTTCACATATTTGCATGGTAAATACTGACAAAGCTAAAAAATTGAATGGGGAAAATGGCTGGAAACTGAAGAATTCATTAGCAGATCGCTCTGTGctaaaactacagagaaaaaggGCTCGATCTTCTACCATCTCTAAAAACTACTTTTCTAACAAAGAGAAACGTCTTGATGGTCAAAACAAAGACAAGTGCTCTgagaaaatgtttcctgataAAAACCTGCTAtatttaaatagaagaaataacAGATTAAAATTGCATCTTCAAAAGGAACCAAAAAAACACTACCTGAACAGAGTTGCATTTAAACGTATGGCACAGGAACGCATATATCTGACAAAATTAGAGACATCTCCTGTCAGACCCGTCTGGCCTATAAAGCCCAAAGTGTCACAAAACAGCCCAGAGGCGAAAAGAGATGCTTCTGTTTCAGAAGTTGAGAAATCATGTAAACTGGAAGTACTTGAATTTAAGCTGTGTCCAGAGATACTGTTCAGAAATCCAGCCACTGATGAAGAAAACTTAGCTGCAAAGAATTCcctggaaagagagaaagccaTTGTGGGAG gtgtcaaaagtaaaaaagaagattGGTTAAAATGTGATCCAGTGAAGCAAAAAAAGCTGGAAGAGATCTCTACAG